One window of the Streptomyces asoensis genome contains the following:
- a CDS encoding tyrosine-type recombinase/integrase has product MEAFFDHADEEVLRVRGKGRKGWLPAFRDAALFKVAYAYGLRRNETRMLDLTDFGVNPEGREFGEYGTVLVRYGKAKKGSPPKRRSVLTVWHWTPGIVEEWISEVRPGMRHSTSRALWPSERGPRLGLQRLDSRFAAYRDALGLDPALEFHSLRRSYITHLIEDGHDPLFVQQQVGHEHASTTAIYTCVSSDFRTRSLRRVLDATIEAAPRPGRTS; this is encoded by the coding sequence TTGGAAGCGTTCTTCGACCATGCTGACGAGGAGGTCCTGCGCGTTCGTGGCAAGGGCCGCAAGGGCTGGTTACCGGCCTTCCGGGACGCCGCTTTGTTCAAGGTCGCATACGCCTACGGCCTGCGCCGCAATGAGACCCGGATGTTGGATCTCACCGACTTCGGCGTCAATCCGGAGGGCCGGGAGTTCGGAGAGTACGGCACCGTGCTGGTCCGCTATGGCAAGGCCAAGAAGGGGTCGCCGCCCAAGCGTCGCAGCGTGCTGACCGTCTGGCACTGGACACCCGGCATCGTCGAGGAATGGATCAGCGAGGTCAGGCCCGGGATGCGGCATTCGACCAGCCGGGCCCTCTGGCCCTCCGAGCGAGGCCCGCGACTCGGGCTCCAGCGGCTGGACTCCCGCTTTGCCGCCTACCGGGACGCCCTCGGTCTGGACCCCGCGCTGGAGTTCCACTCGCTGCGCAGGTCCTACATCACCCATTTGATCGAGGACGGCCACGACCCGCTGTTCGTCCAACAGCAGGTCGGCCACGAGCACGCCTCCACCACCGCGATCTACACCTGCGTCTCCTCCGACTTCCGCACCCGCTCCCTGCGACGGGTCCTGGACGCCACCATCGAGGCCGCTCCTCGGCCGGGAAGGACCTCCTGA
- a CDS encoding Shedu anti-phage system protein SduA domain-containing protein codes for MAEDPHASEHDLQRALQGQFWIFGGQFAGEAARRRLVPGDELDIPLIRGDGTLQIVEIKRSMALRGPLVKRHRGSWVPSAQIHDAVGQALNYLVNLDEHRLRIRDQFALETRRARALVLIGHPAAQPGVPEGTINEVLRTINTHLGRIEVLTYKELLDSAERSLGAHGMAHGI; via the coding sequence GTGGCCGAAGACCCGCACGCTTCGGAACACGACCTTCAGAGGGCTTTGCAGGGGCAGTTCTGGATTTTCGGGGGGCAGTTCGCCGGCGAGGCCGCACGGCGCAGGCTGGTGCCCGGCGACGAGTTGGACATCCCGCTGATCCGCGGTGACGGCACGCTGCAGATCGTGGAGATCAAACGCTCGATGGCCCTGCGCGGACCACTGGTGAAGCGGCACCGCGGAAGCTGGGTACCCAGTGCACAGATCCATGACGCAGTGGGCCAGGCTCTCAACTACCTCGTGAACCTCGACGAGCACCGGCTGCGCATCCGCGATCAGTTCGCTCTGGAGACGCGGCGAGCACGCGCTCTCGTCCTCATCGGCCATCCGGCCGCGCAGCCCGGGGTCCCGGAGGGCACGATCAATGAGGTGCTGCGCACGATCAACACCCACCTGGGCCGCATCGAGGTACTGACCTACAAGGAGCTCCTGGACAGCGCCGAGCGCTCACTCGGGGCTCATGGAATGGCTCACGGCATCTAG
- a CDS encoding helix-turn-helix domain-containing protein encodes MPRQISYRWRLRELMAARGMFTVAELMPHLTERGITLSSSQVHRLVSGTPERLSLPVLATLCDILDCTPTDLIATSAQNLPARRAAGEEAPINLAARRPTRVRLTPEG; translated from the coding sequence ATGCCACGCCAGATCAGCTATCGGTGGCGCCTGCGCGAGTTGATGGCTGCCCGAGGTATGTTCACCGTCGCCGAGCTCATGCCACACCTGACCGAACGTGGCATCACGCTGTCCTCCTCCCAGGTCCATCGCTTGGTCTCCGGCACCCCGGAACGGCTGTCCCTGCCGGTGCTGGCCACCCTTTGCGACATCCTCGACTGCACGCCTACCGACCTGATCGCCACCTCGGCCCAGAACCTCCCGGCCCGCCGCGCGGCCGGCGAAGAAGCGCCGATCAACCTCGCTGCCCGGCGGCCCACACGGGTCCGGCTGACGCCCGAGGGATGA
- a CDS encoding recombinase family protein produces MANLVYKRVSTDQQSTARQNLVLDEAGIEDPVVFEEDPGTSSRLHPLQRPKFRELLTYARPGDTVHISEMFRLVRGTGHILDVLDVLHRDQVALRIHDGAFSAMDLTARRPRTGELLSTVKFMVQTLAAAGELQRDLQRELTYDGLRAAEAKGSKGGRRPAVAADKTDAVRTAYLEGRSIAALARDHGVSRGAIRTAVTDLLPDHTAIEEDVPAPELPVTLDMPGKVADFLRAADLEPAERAALDQGVTVRRGQGYTLRVTAVPAVHRQLLARCQPLDAGQGVPAVPAQRKARREYENRVSTLVPPEP; encoded by the coding sequence GTGGCGAACCTGGTCTACAAGCGGGTCTCGACCGACCAGCAGTCCACCGCCCGGCAGAACCTCGTCCTTGACGAAGCCGGGATCGAGGACCCGGTCGTCTTCGAGGAGGACCCGGGCACCTCCAGCCGCCTCCACCCCCTCCAGCGCCCGAAGTTCCGCGAACTGCTCACGTACGCGCGGCCGGGCGACACCGTGCACATCTCCGAGATGTTCCGCCTCGTCCGCGGTACCGGCCACATCCTCGACGTGCTCGACGTCCTCCACCGTGACCAGGTGGCACTGCGCATCCACGACGGCGCGTTCTCCGCGATGGACCTCACCGCCCGCCGCCCGCGCACCGGCGAGCTGCTCTCCACCGTGAAGTTCATGGTGCAGACCCTCGCCGCCGCCGGCGAACTCCAGCGCGACCTCCAGCGCGAGCTGACCTACGACGGACTGCGCGCCGCCGAGGCCAAGGGCAGCAAAGGCGGACGCCGCCCCGCCGTGGCGGCAGACAAGACCGACGCCGTACGCACCGCGTACCTGGAAGGCCGCTCCATCGCCGCCCTCGCACGCGACCACGGCGTCAGCCGCGGCGCGATCCGCACGGCCGTCACCGACCTCCTGCCCGACCACACCGCCATCGAAGAGGACGTCCCAGCCCCGGAGCTGCCGGTCACCCTCGACATGCCGGGCAAGGTCGCCGACTTCCTCCGCGCGGCCGACCTGGAGCCCGCCGAGCGCGCCGCGCTCGACCAGGGGGTGACCGTACGGCGCGGTCAGGGGTACACCCTTCGCGTCACGGCTGTGCCAGCGGTCCACCGCCAACTCCTTGCCCGCTGCCAGCCGCTCGACGCCGGCCAGGGCGTCCCCGCGGTCCCGGCCCAGCGCAAGGCCCGCCGCGAGTACGAGAACCGGGTCAGCACACTCGTGCCGCCCGAACCATGA
- a CDS encoding methyltransferase has protein sequence MRDGLEKYAVGVRLADRHGAVEGRPGGFDLLDMRWDLLPGVFSPLHTASTELFTSWVPYPVGGRFLEVGSGTGVTAVTAALRGCAQVTAVDITEAAVRNTRMNAARHGVTERVRTLRSDLFDALEPGDRFDLIFWNSNVVEAPGDFECTSEIELAIFDSGYVTHERFLRQGVERLADGGRLLLGFNSLGNLYALHRIAEGLGLRVQPLVSAKRQAGSFEVEFQLLELAPLAPCVDASGMTGTSLTAVPRGQISSATL, from the coding sequence GTGCGGGACGGACTGGAGAAGTACGCCGTGGGCGTGAGGCTCGCTGACCGCCACGGAGCGGTGGAAGGGCGCCCTGGAGGGTTCGATCTCCTGGACATGCGCTGGGATCTACTGCCGGGAGTCTTCTCGCCCTTGCACACCGCTTCCACCGAGTTGTTTACCAGTTGGGTTCCGTACCCGGTGGGGGGTCGTTTTCTTGAGGTTGGCAGCGGTACCGGTGTGACCGCGGTGACCGCGGCGCTGCGTGGATGCGCACAGGTGACCGCGGTGGACATCACCGAGGCTGCCGTGCGCAATACCCGGATGAACGCCGCTCGGCATGGCGTCACGGAGCGGGTCCGCACCCTCCGCAGTGACCTCTTTGACGCTCTGGAGCCCGGCGATCGGTTCGACCTCATCTTCTGGAACTCCAATGTCGTGGAAGCTCCCGGCGATTTTGAGTGCACAAGCGAGATCGAGTTGGCGATCTTCGACAGCGGCTACGTCACTCACGAGCGGTTCCTGCGACAAGGCGTCGAACGGCTCGCGGACGGTGGCCGCCTTCTCCTCGGGTTCAACAGCCTGGGGAATCTCTATGCCCTCCACCGCATCGCCGAGGGCCTGGGCCTGCGCGTCCAGCCGTTGGTGAGCGCGAAGCGGCAGGCCGGCTCGTTCGAAGTGGAGTTCCAGCTCCTGGAACTGGCCCCACTGGCCCCTTGCGTAGACGCAAGCGGCATGACAGGGACTTCCCTGACGGCTGTACCGCGGGGTCAGATCTCCAGTGCCACGTTGTAG
- the asnB gene encoding asparagine synthase (glutamine-hydrolyzing), translating to MCGISGWISYDRDLSLEARTLEAMTEPMACRGPDAAGSWLAGHAAFGHRRLAVIDIAGGTQPMTVERDGRTVLVTTYSGEVYNYRELRAELEGLGHIFRTSSDTEVVLHAYLQWGDEFAGRLNGMYAFALWDPRDQELLLVRDRMGIKPLYYYPTRDGVLFASEPKAILAHPAARACVDAEGLAELIAFTKTPGHAIYKGMYELRPGHTARVSRSGLAVRRYWALEAREHTDDLDTTVARVRELLEDIVARQLISDVPLCSLLSGGLDSSAITALAAQRSSGPVRTFAVDFSGHAENFSADGLRSTPDTPYAHALAAHVRSDHTDIILNTADLTDPGHRGAVLAAHDLPTRFGDGDTSLYLLFKAVREHSTVALSGESADEVFGGYRWFHDPKSVNADTFPWIAAGVAGGFSGSTSTREALLDPGLRMKLDLDGYTDGRYRDALAEVPYLAGDTGLQHRMREISYLHLTRFVQILLDRKDRASMATGLEVRVPFCDHRLVEYVFNTPWAMKTFDGREKSLLRAATRDLLPPAIVQRAKSPYPSTQDPHYAQALRAGLRAVLRDGDAPVQPLLDAAVVAQVSAADASQDIRPGAELVLGLNDWLRRYNVALEI from the coding sequence ATGTGCGGAATCAGCGGATGGATCTCCTACGACCGGGACCTTTCCCTGGAGGCCAGGACGCTTGAGGCAATGACGGAGCCGATGGCCTGTCGCGGTCCCGACGCGGCCGGGTCGTGGCTCGCCGGACACGCCGCCTTCGGCCACCGCCGCCTGGCCGTCATCGACATCGCGGGCGGTACGCAGCCCATGACCGTCGAGCGAGACGGCCGCACGGTCCTGGTGACCACCTACAGCGGTGAGGTCTACAACTACCGAGAGCTGCGCGCCGAGCTGGAGGGTCTGGGGCACATCTTCCGCACGAGCAGTGACACCGAGGTGGTGCTCCACGCCTATCTTCAGTGGGGCGATGAGTTCGCGGGCCGCCTCAACGGCATGTACGCGTTCGCCTTGTGGGATCCCCGTGACCAGGAACTCCTCCTGGTGCGCGACCGGATGGGCATTAAGCCCCTGTACTACTACCCGACCCGTGACGGGGTGCTCTTTGCCTCGGAGCCGAAGGCCATTCTGGCCCATCCCGCGGCGCGCGCCTGCGTCGACGCCGAGGGCCTGGCGGAACTGATCGCGTTCACCAAGACACCCGGGCACGCGATCTACAAAGGCATGTACGAGCTGAGGCCCGGCCACACCGCACGGGTCAGCCGAAGTGGTCTGGCGGTCAGGCGCTACTGGGCCCTGGAGGCCCGCGAGCACACCGACGACCTCGACACCACCGTTGCCCGCGTACGCGAGCTCCTGGAAGACATCGTGGCCCGCCAGCTCATCTCGGACGTGCCGCTGTGCTCCCTGCTCTCCGGCGGCCTGGACTCCTCGGCCATCACCGCCCTCGCCGCCCAGCGCAGCAGCGGACCGGTTCGCACCTTTGCGGTCGACTTCAGCGGCCATGCCGAGAACTTCAGCGCCGATGGCCTGCGCTCCACCCCCGACACCCCCTACGCCCATGCCCTGGCCGCGCACGTGCGCTCCGACCACACCGACATCATCTTGAACACGGCCGACCTGACCGACCCCGGACACCGCGGGGCCGTGCTGGCAGCCCACGACCTTCCCACTCGGTTCGGCGACGGCGATACCTCCCTCTACCTGCTGTTCAAAGCGGTCCGCGAACATTCCACGGTCGCGCTCTCAGGCGAGTCCGCGGACGAAGTCTTCGGTGGCTACCGCTGGTTCCACGATCCCAAGAGCGTGAATGCCGACACCTTCCCGTGGATCGCTGCCGGCGTCGCTGGCGGATTCTCCGGCAGCACAAGCACCCGCGAGGCCCTGCTGGACCCAGGGCTGCGCATGAAACTCGACCTGGACGGCTACACGGACGGGCGCTACCGCGATGCCCTGGCCGAAGTCCCGTACCTGGCCGGCGACACGGGCCTGCAGCACCGGATGCGGGAGATCAGTTATCTCCACCTGACCCGCTTCGTGCAGATCCTGCTGGACCGCAAGGACCGGGCCAGCATGGCGACAGGCCTGGAGGTCCGCGTCCCCTTCTGCGACCACCGACTGGTCGAATACGTCTTCAACACCCCCTGGGCCATGAAGACCTTCGACGGCCGGGAGAAGTCCCTCCTACGCGCCGCCACCCGCGACCTACTGCCCCCCGCCATCGTTCAGCGGGCCAAGAGCCCCTACCCCAGCACGCAGGATCCCCACTACGCGCAAGCCCTGCGCGCCGGGCTGAGGGCAGTTCTTCGTGACGGTGATGCGCCGGTGCAGCCCCTGCTGGACGCGGCCGTCGTGGCCCAGGTATCCGCGGCCGACGCGAGCCAGGACATCCGGCCGGGGGCCGAACTCGTCCTGGGTCTGAACGACTGGCTGCGCCGCTACAACGTGGCACTGGAGATCTGA